One Streptosporangiales bacterium DNA segment encodes these proteins:
- a CDS encoding PadR family transcriptional regulator: MAVRRSAASPLALAVLALLSERSMHPYEIASEMRVRGIEHSIRLNYGSLYSVVDALRDAGYITAQETVREGKRPERTIYAVTEEGYAELRERLRSLLGRHDREYPRFMAGLAFLEHVPRDEAVELLQQRTRELDQEIGHLRAIVTGLREHGLERIAIVEAEYLLTLWDAEAAWVRELTDDLATGRLAPMDKPTAWPRREAPTNPEAKETAR; encoded by the coding sequence ATGGCCGTACGCCGCAGCGCGGCGAGCCCGCTCGCGCTCGCCGTCCTCGCCCTGCTCTCCGAGCGGTCGATGCATCCGTACGAGATCGCGAGCGAGATGCGGGTGCGCGGGATCGAGCACAGCATCCGGCTCAACTACGGCTCGCTGTACTCGGTCGTCGACGCGCTGCGCGACGCCGGATACATCACCGCGCAGGAGACCGTCCGCGAGGGCAAGCGTCCCGAGCGCACCATCTATGCGGTCACCGAGGAGGGCTACGCCGAGCTGCGCGAACGGCTGCGGTCGCTGCTGGGCCGGCACGACCGGGAGTACCCGCGCTTCATGGCCGGCCTCGCGTTCCTCGAGCACGTCCCCCGCGACGAGGCCGTCGAACTCCTCCAGCAACGCACCAGAGAGCTCGACCAGGAGATCGGCCACTTGCGGGCGATCGTCACCGGGCTGCGCGAGCACGGTCTCGAACGGATCGCGATCGTAGAGGCGGAGTACCTCCTCACCCTCTGGGACGCCGAGGCCGCGTGGGTACGAGAACTCACCGATGACCTCGCGACCGGCCGGCTGGCCCCGATGGACAAGCCCACCGCCTGGCCCAGGCGCGAGGCGCCCACGAACCCCGAGGCGAAGGAGACCGCACGATGA